The genomic segment TAAGTCATGGCAACTTGATTACCAATGTCTTGCAAGCCAAATGGATTGCAGAAGCGTTTGTCGGTGATCGTCGTCGTGAACGTAAAGCAATTTTGCCGTTACCGTTGTATCATGTTTTTGCTTTGAGTGTGAATGCACTTTTGTTTGTGGAACTTGGCATTACAGCCGTTTTAATTACCAATCCACGGGATATTAATGGATTTATTAAGGAGTTAAAACGCCATAAATTTGTGGCGATTACCGGGGTAAATACGCTATACAACGCATTGCTGAATAATGAAAACTTCAAAGAAGTGGATTTTTCGTCACTCAAACTATCGGTAGGTGGCGGTATGGCAATTCAGCAAGCCGTAGCAACACGCTGGCATGAGTTAACCGGCAATAATATTATTGAAGGTTACGGCTTAACCGAGTGTTCGCCATTAGTCGCCGCGTCTAATGTCAATAGCCTTGTACATGATGGATCAATTGGTTCGCCTGTGCCGAATACTGATATTCGTATTGTGAGAGAAGATGGTTTTGATGCAGAACTTGGTGAGGCTGGCGAGCTTTGGGTTAAAGGTGAGCAAGTCATGCAAGGATATTGGCAACGCCCCGAAGCTACAGCTGAAATTTTGCATGATGGATGGCTTGCTACAGGTGACATTGTGAAAATGAATGAACAAGGCATTATGCGCATTGTTGATCGTAAAAAAGATATGATTTTAGTGTCTGGCTTTAATGTCTATCCGAATGAAATTGAAGATGTGGTCATGCTGAATTATAAAGTTTCAGAAGTTGTTGCTATTGGCGTACCAAATGCAGTTTCAGGCGAAACGATTAAAATTTTTGTGGTGAAAAAAGACGAAAGTCTGACACGAGAAGAACTGCGCAATCACTGTCGTCAATATCTTACCGGTTATAAAGTACCACGAGACATTGAATTCCGTGAGGAATTGCCGAAATCAAATGTAGGAAAAATTCTCCGCCGTGTTTTACGTGATGAAGAACTGGCAAAATATTCAAACTAATTCAAAGGTGGGCTGAAAAGCCCACTATTTTTTTCTCGATATAACATGATAAAAGAACTTAAAAATCAACCGCACTTTAATTTGATTACTGATAATGACAGCCTTAAGTCAGCGTGTGAACAAGCGAGTCAGAAGTCAATTGTTGCACTTGATACAGAATTTGTGCGTATTCGTAGTTATTATCCTAAATTAGGATTAATTCAACTTTATGACGGGGAACAAGTCAGCTTGATTGATCCTGTAACGATTACTGATTTTGCACCGTTTGTGGAATTGTTGGCGAAGAAAGCCGTTTTGAAAATATTGCATGCTTGCTATGAAGACTTGGAAGTCTTTTTTCATTATTTTCACCAATTCCCGGAACCAATGCTGGATACACAAGTGATAGCCAGTTTTCTAGGTTTTCCAAATTCTACTGGTTTGGCAACGTTAATTCAGCACTATTTTCAGTTAGAAATGGACAAAGGCACATCGCGTACAGATTGGCTTGCGCGTCCATTAACAGAAAAGCAACTTTGTTATGCGGCCGCTGATGTGTGGTATTTATTGCCATTATACCAATGCATGTCGCAAGCGTTATCACAAACCCGTTGGCAAAGTGCGGTTAAATTTGATTGCGATTTATTAGTGGAAAAACAACGCCAACCGAGAAATAGCGATAACGCTTATTTGAATATTCCTAATGCGTGGCGTATGGAACCTGAAGAATTAGCGCGTTTACAGCTCTTGGCAAAATGGCGTCATGATGAAGCTATTCGCCGTGATCTTGCATTGAATTTTGTGGTTCAAGCGGAAAGTTTGTATGAAGTCGCTAAACATCAACCTAAGCATACATCTGAATTACTGAATTTGGGGCTAAGTTCGAATGAAGTTCGTATTCATGGCAAAAAACTATTACAGTTAATCGAGCAGAGTAAACGAATCGACAAAACTCTATATCCATCAAAGATCCAACGTTTAACTGATGAGCCGCACTATAAGAAGACAATTAAAATGCTACAGCAGAAACTCAAAGAGATTGCACCCACAGATTTGGCAGCAGAAGTGATTGCGAGTAAACGTGATTTAGAGAGCTTAATGAAATGGGGTTGGTGGAAAAATAAAGACTCTCAAAGATTACCTAAATTAATGCGTGATTGGCGTGAAGCATTTGGTGTGCAATTATTACACGTATTGGAAAGTGAATCTCAAGGATAGGTTTGTTACCTATCCTTTTTAAAATGACTTTGGGGTTTATTTCGTCAATCGAATTAACCCTTCTTGTTGGGTGGTGGCAATTAATTTTCCATTACGGTCAAAAATCTGTCCACGAGATAAACCGCGCGCGCCATAAGCGTTGTTGCTTTCAATAGCATACAGCAACCAATCGTTGAGATCGAATGGACGATGGAACCAAATGCTGTGATCGATAGTCGCGACTTTCATTCCAGGTTCTAAAAAGCCTTTCCCATGTGGATGAAGTGCGGTCAATAATGGATGAAAATCAGAGAAATAGGCCAGTAAGCATTGTTGAATTTGGTGGCCTTGCGACACTGTCCCATTGGCTTTTACCCAAGCAAATTGTTCTGGGGGCAATTTTTGTCCTTTAAATGGA from the [Actinobacillus] rossii genome contains:
- the fadD gene encoding long-chain-fatty-acid--CoA ligase encodes the protein MEKIWYQNYPQGAAREIDTSKYNNLLDMFDKAVREHPDRPAYINMGKVLTFRKLEERSRAFAAYLQNEFKLKRGDRVALMMPNLLQYPIAMFGVLRAGLIVVNVNPLYTPRELEHQLQDSGAKAIVVVSNFASTLEKVVFNTKIKHVILTRMGDQLSFGKRTLVNFVVKYVKKLVPKYKLPHAVTFREVLSIGKHRQFVRPELGRNELAFLQYTGGTTGVAKGAMLSHGNLITNVLQAKWIAEAFVGDRRRERKAILPLPLYHVFALSVNALLFVELGITAVLITNPRDINGFIKELKRHKFVAITGVNTLYNALLNNENFKEVDFSSLKLSVGGGMAIQQAVATRWHELTGNNIIEGYGLTECSPLVAASNVNSLVHDGSIGSPVPNTDIRIVREDGFDAELGEAGELWVKGEQVMQGYWQRPEATAEILHDGWLATGDIVKMNEQGIMRIVDRKKDMILVSGFNVYPNEIEDVVMLNYKVSEVVAIGVPNAVSGETIKIFVVKKDESLTREELRNHCRQYLTGYKVPRDIEFREELPKSNVGKILRRVLRDEELAKYSN
- the rnd gene encoding ribonuclease D, whose amino-acid sequence is MIKELKNQPHFNLITDNDSLKSACEQASQKSIVALDTEFVRIRSYYPKLGLIQLYDGEQVSLIDPVTITDFAPFVELLAKKAVLKILHACYEDLEVFFHYFHQFPEPMLDTQVIASFLGFPNSTGLATLIQHYFQLEMDKGTSRTDWLARPLTEKQLCYAAADVWYLLPLYQCMSQALSQTRWQSAVKFDCDLLVEKQRQPRNSDNAYLNIPNAWRMEPEELARLQLLAKWRHDEAIRRDLALNFVVQAESLYEVAKHQPKHTSELLNLGLSSNEVRIHGKKLLQLIEQSKRIDKTLYPSKIQRLTDEPHYKKTIKMLQQKLKEIAPTDLAAEVIASKRDLESLMKWGWWKNKDSQRLPKLMRDWREAFGVQLLHVLESESQG